From one Solea solea chromosome 15, fSolSol10.1, whole genome shotgun sequence genomic stretch:
- the LOC131474213 gene encoding adhesion G protein-coupled receptor A1 isoform X2 — MFTEEWDSLDWEDLKKVLSFPPYPGEFLHPVVYACTAVMLLCLFASIITYIVHHSAIRISRKGWHMLLNFCFHTALTFAVFAGGINRIKYPIICQAVGVVLHYSSLSTMLWLGVTARNIYKQVTKRPPQSQNGDPPALPKQPLLRFYLVSGGVPLIICGVTAAVNIDNYGSGEQAPYCWMAWEPSLGAFFGPVAFIVLVTCIYFLCTFIQLQRHPEKKYELKQLAEEQHRLTAVDLPTHCHQAAEPGALAAQPSGGHCPAGCPGIPINPALLANEHSFKAQLRTAAFTLFLFLATWTFGALAVSQGHFLDMIFSCLYGAFSVTLGLFILIHHCAKRDDVWHCWCSCCPGRRANACAGAHGPAQARPKVNVNGDTPGHDHGHGHSHCHHDSPCPGKAPMSCGHGSVGHCKHAALPSSQNHVTCLAPVTPCCAVLHSQQLIEEEPAATHVLLHADPEGYRPGIQLHPCLKSSTRTKGRHFSRRTGTGTCGAGSEREYAYHIPSSVDGGSVHSSHTDSPHSTHERHAHICPHLAHEGHHDGHHTCHAAAATTHEALVCHNPCHRHICCSKADLLPSLCPAEAGDTGIFLCGCGKVAEEEPAATHHHLEMHAPRRQSYPQNPPNQNGILKGGLHEGLMYASDSTGNIRTGPWKNETTV, encoded by the exons CGCAATCCGTATCAGTCGGAAGGGATGGCATATGCTTCTCAACTTCTGTTTCCACACGGCTCTGACCTTCGCTGTGTTTGCCGGCGGCATCAATCGAATCAAATACCCCATCATCTGTCAAGCA GTCGGGGTTGTGCTGCACTACTCGTCTCTGTCGACCATGTTGTGGCTGGGGGTGACAGCTAGGAACATTTATAAGCAGGTGACCAAAAGGCCTCCGCAGAGCCAAAATGGCGACCCTCCTGCGCTCCCTAAACAGCCCCTCTTAAG ATTTTATTTAGTCAGCGGTGGGGTGCCCCTCATCATCTGCGGGGTCACGGCAGCCGTCAATATAGACAACTATGGAAGTGGGGAGCAAGCGCCATA CTGCTGGATGGCCTGGGAGCCCAGCCTGGGAGCTTTCTTTGGCCCTGTGGCCTTCATCGTCCTGGTGACATGTATCTACTTCCTCTGTACCTTCATCCAACTGCAGCGTCACCCTGAAAAAAAGTATGAGCTCAAGCAGCTGGCAGAGGAGCAGCATAGGCTGACTGCCGTCGATTTGCCCACCCATTGTCATCAGGCAGCTGAGCCTGGAGCCCTGGCAGCTCAACCCAGCGGGGGCCACTGTCCCGCAGGCTGCCCGGGCATCCCGATCAACCCTGCGCTGCTGGCCAATGAGCACTCTTTCAAGGCTCAATTACGAACTGCAGCTTTTACCCTTTTCTTGTTCTTAGCCACTTGGACTTTTGGCGCACTAGCCGTGTCCCAGGGTCACTTCCTGGATATGATCTTCAGCTGCCTCTATGGTGCCTTCTCTGTCACCCTTGGCCTCTTCATCCTCATTCATCATTGCGCCAAGCGTGATGACGTCTGGCATTGCTGGTGTTCCTGCTGTCCCGGACGGCGAGCCAACGCCTGCGCTGGTGCCCATGGGCCTGCTCAAGCAAGGCCCAAGGTTAATGTGAATGGAGATACCCCCGGTCATGACCATGGCCACGGCCACAGCCACTGCCACCATGACTCACCATGTCCGGGTAAAGCACCGATGAGCTGTGGTCACGGTTCTGTAGGTCACTGTAAACATGCTGCGCTCCCATCCTCGCAAAATCACGTGACATGCTTGGCACCAGTGACGCCATGCTGCGCTGTCCTTCACAGCCAGCAGCTGATAGAAGAGGAGCCTGCGGCGACACATGTACTGCTTCATGCAGACCCCGAGGGTTACAGGCCGGGGATTCAGTTGCACCCCTGTCTAAAGAGCAGCACCAGGACTAAAGGCCGTCACTTCAGTCGCCGGACAGGGACTGGCACTTGTGGAGCGGGGAGCGAGCGGGAATATGCTTATCACATCCCCTCCAGTGTGGATGGAGGCAGTGTTCAcagctcacacactgacagtccCCATAGTACGCATGAGCGCCATGCCCACATCTGTCCACATCTGGCCCATGAAGGCCACCATGATGGGCATCACACATGCCACGCTGCTGCAGCCACCACACATGAGGCTCTGGTATGCCACAATCCTTGCCACAGGCATATCTGCTGTTCCAAGGCAGACCTTCTTCCTTCTCTGTGCCCTGCAGAGGCAGGCGACACGGGCATCTTCCTGTGTGGCTGCGGCAAAGTGGCCGAGGAGGAGCCAGCAGCAACACATCATCATCTGGAGATGCACGCCCCGCGCAGACAATCCTACCCCCAGAACCCGCCCAATCAGAATGGGATTCTAAAAGGGGGCCTACATGAAGGACTTATGTACGCCTCAGACAGCACAGGGAATATACGCACTGGACCCTGGAAAAATGAAACTACTGTGTAG
- the LOC131474213 gene encoding adhesion G protein-coupled receptor A1 isoform X3, producing MLLNFCFHTALTFAVFAGGINRIKYPIICQAVGVVLHYSSLSTMLWLGVTARNIYKQVTKRPPQSQNGDPPALPKQPLLRFYLVSGGVPLIICGVTAAVNIDNYGSGEQAPYCWMAWEPSLGAFFGPVAFIVLVTCIYFLCTFIQLQRHPEKKYELKQLAEEQHRLTAVDLPTHCHQAAEPGALAAQPSGGHCPAGCPGIPINPALLANEHSFKAQLRTAAFTLFLFLATWTFGALAVSQGHFLDMIFSCLYGAFSVTLGLFILIHHCAKRDDVWHCWCSCCPGRRANACAGAHGPAQARPKVNVNGDTPGHDHGHGHSHCHHDSPCPGKAPMSCGHGSVGHCKHAALPSSQNHVTCLAPVTPCCAVLHSQQLIEEEPAATHVLLHADPEGYRPGIQLHPCLKSSTRTKGRHFSRRTGTGTCGAGSEREYAYHIPSSVDGGSVHSSHTDSPHSTHERHAHICPHLAHEGHHDGHHTCHAAAATTHEALVCHNPCHRHICCSKADLLPSLCPAEAGDTGIFLCGCGKVAEEEPAATHHHLEMHAPRRQSYPQNPPNQNGILKGGLHEGLMYASDSTGNIRTGPWKNETTV from the exons ATGCTTCTCAACTTCTGTTTCCACACGGCTCTGACCTTCGCTGTGTTTGCCGGCGGCATCAATCGAATCAAATACCCCATCATCTGTCAAGCA GTCGGGGTTGTGCTGCACTACTCGTCTCTGTCGACCATGTTGTGGCTGGGGGTGACAGCTAGGAACATTTATAAGCAGGTGACCAAAAGGCCTCCGCAGAGCCAAAATGGCGACCCTCCTGCGCTCCCTAAACAGCCCCTCTTAAG ATTTTATTTAGTCAGCGGTGGGGTGCCCCTCATCATCTGCGGGGTCACGGCAGCCGTCAATATAGACAACTATGGAAGTGGGGAGCAAGCGCCATA CTGCTGGATGGCCTGGGAGCCCAGCCTGGGAGCTTTCTTTGGCCCTGTGGCCTTCATCGTCCTGGTGACATGTATCTACTTCCTCTGTACCTTCATCCAACTGCAGCGTCACCCTGAAAAAAAGTATGAGCTCAAGCAGCTGGCAGAGGAGCAGCATAGGCTGACTGCCGTCGATTTGCCCACCCATTGTCATCAGGCAGCTGAGCCTGGAGCCCTGGCAGCTCAACCCAGCGGGGGCCACTGTCCCGCAGGCTGCCCGGGCATCCCGATCAACCCTGCGCTGCTGGCCAATGAGCACTCTTTCAAGGCTCAATTACGAACTGCAGCTTTTACCCTTTTCTTGTTCTTAGCCACTTGGACTTTTGGCGCACTAGCCGTGTCCCAGGGTCACTTCCTGGATATGATCTTCAGCTGCCTCTATGGTGCCTTCTCTGTCACCCTTGGCCTCTTCATCCTCATTCATCATTGCGCCAAGCGTGATGACGTCTGGCATTGCTGGTGTTCCTGCTGTCCCGGACGGCGAGCCAACGCCTGCGCTGGTGCCCATGGGCCTGCTCAAGCAAGGCCCAAGGTTAATGTGAATGGAGATACCCCCGGTCATGACCATGGCCACGGCCACAGCCACTGCCACCATGACTCACCATGTCCGGGTAAAGCACCGATGAGCTGTGGTCACGGTTCTGTAGGTCACTGTAAACATGCTGCGCTCCCATCCTCGCAAAATCACGTGACATGCTTGGCACCAGTGACGCCATGCTGCGCTGTCCTTCACAGCCAGCAGCTGATAGAAGAGGAGCCTGCGGCGACACATGTACTGCTTCATGCAGACCCCGAGGGTTACAGGCCGGGGATTCAGTTGCACCCCTGTCTAAAGAGCAGCACCAGGACTAAAGGCCGTCACTTCAGTCGCCGGACAGGGACTGGCACTTGTGGAGCGGGGAGCGAGCGGGAATATGCTTATCACATCCCCTCCAGTGTGGATGGAGGCAGTGTTCAcagctcacacactgacagtccCCATAGTACGCATGAGCGCCATGCCCACATCTGTCCACATCTGGCCCATGAAGGCCACCATGATGGGCATCACACATGCCACGCTGCTGCAGCCACCACACATGAGGCTCTGGTATGCCACAATCCTTGCCACAGGCATATCTGCTGTTCCAAGGCAGACCTTCTTCCTTCTCTGTGCCCTGCAGAGGCAGGCGACACGGGCATCTTCCTGTGTGGCTGCGGCAAAGTGGCCGAGGAGGAGCCAGCAGCAACACATCATCATCTGGAGATGCACGCCCCGCGCAGACAATCCTACCCCCAGAACCCGCCCAATCAGAATGGGATTCTAAAAGGGGGCCTACATGAAGGACTTATGTACGCCTCAGACAGCACAGGGAATATACGCACTGGACCCTGGAAAAATGAAACTACTGTGTAG